From Zerene cesonia ecotype Mississippi chromosome 16, Zerene_cesonia_1.1, whole genome shotgun sequence, one genomic window encodes:
- the LOC119832742 gene encoding uncharacterized protein LOC119832742: MGESLLKEDPLTRIQREIIEVTEREREFKEGHFRINRLLSESTIDVNKQNGHVNGNGIDKPGKTLNRAVSTSHLLGPIAPSPPTTPTLLNTNGYTRRFTPQNGTKGLMQRFIANKGKMPVTSPGTPTSPTALTTTPFPPAPIVPIVPVVAPTAITRTPEGKPVRKGYVPVEEKIQKELQEMKNREHELKKMRKKQKPFDLELSDNETTSESEDEEIPMPGKLKATKSIGELYEALNEDLRSPSPRNSSGHDSIGSLKPAKSLAELCELSPGQEFLAPSSTRLIAQWESMIQQKQEAGAA, translated from the exons ATGGGTGAA TCATTGCTGAAAGAGGATCCCCTCACCAGGATCCAGAGGGAAATTATTGAAGTCACGGAGCGAGAAAGGGAGTTCAAGGAGGGCCATTTCAGAATTAACAGGCTTTTGTCAGAGTCCACCATTgatgtaaacaaacaaaatggcCACGTCAATGGCAATGGCATTGATAAGCCTGGGAAAACTTTAAATAGAGCCGTGTCTACTTCACATCTACTGGGGCCTATAGCACCATCACCTCCTACTACGCCCACCCTCCTGAACACGAATGGCTATACACGCAGGTTTACACCTCAAAATGGGACTAAAGGCTTGATGCAAAGGTTTATCGCAAACAAGGGTAAAATGCCTGTCACCTCGCCTGGTACTCCAACATCCCCAACTGCGTTGACTACAACTCCCTTCCCGCCGGCTCCGATCGTCCCGATCGTACCCGTCGTCGCACCGACTGCTATAACCCGAACTCCCGAGGGTAAACCAGTGAGAAAGGGTTACGTCCCAGTGGaagaaaaaattcaaaaggAGCTTCAAGAGATGAAAAATAGGGAGCACGAGTTAAAGAAAATGAGAAAGAAACAAAAGCCGTTCGACTTAGAGCTCAGTGATAATGAAACAACTTCAGAATCTGAGGATGAAGAAATTCCCATGCCGGGAAAATTGAAAGCTACAAAATCGATAGGCGAACTATATGAGGCATTGAACGAGGATCTGAGGTCGCCTTCTCCGAGAAACAGTTCCGGGCACGACTCCATCGGAAGCTTGAAGCCGGCGAAATCGTTGGCAGAGCTATGTGAGTTGAGTCCGGGACAAGAGTTCCTCGCTCCGAGTTCCACGCGCCTGATAGCCCAATGGGAATCCATGATTCAACAAAAACAAGAAGCGGGCGCGGCCTAA